The nucleotide window CATACTACTTGCTGCCAAGAAGTCAGTATCATGAGATTCTactttcttctttctcataggtGAGGACGACACCGACTCAACAGGCGAAGATTTAACTTCGTGGGAGCTGTTTCTGGGTTTATGAGAAGAACTAGAGGTGGCTGCAACATGTCCGTACTCTCTTCTCGAAtgacttttgtttttcttttccgaTTTTCCACTTCCATGAGAAAAACTTGGTTCCTTTCCTTCTTTAAGAACTCGAGCTTTCTTTCGTTCATGGTTTTCCTTCTCACGGTACACCCTAGGAGAACCATGGCTCTCTTTCAGTTTCCTCTTTTTACTCCCCCCTGTGCTATTACTATTTCCCGTGTCCGAAGCTCCTCCTCCTTCCTCTTTTGGCATTTTAGAGGAGACTCGAGTCTTGTTCTTTTTATCTGCTGATGCGACGGGGACACCACTGTCTGAAGCTCCTCCTTCATCAGGAAACAGAAAACTTTCAATCTTCATTTTCTTGGCCAGCATTGAACTCTCTCGCTCTGCATTCCTTTTGTTATTCATCTTCAAGCTCCTCGAGTCATGATCAGAGTGGTGATCCACTGCTTTGCCTCTCTCTTTCTgtttatgtttctgtctctctTCGTCAGCAAAGTCACTAAGTCCATGCGAGTTGTGCATGGTTCCGTTTCTTGCTGATGTTAGGATACTCTTCTTGCTCGTCTCTGCAGTCCGAGAACCTTCTTTGACCATTCCGTTGTCTAACTTTTTAAAACCCTTCCTCTTCTTTTTGGTGTTGTCCTCTCCCTGATTAAACTGAGGTTTAAGACCACTCTGCACTGGAGCCTGGCTGTCAGGTGCAGGAATCTGATACATCGCATACACAGCTTTCGTTGTTTCATCTTCAGGAACATCGCAATAGTTCGCACCAGGGCTGAAACACACATTTTTGACAATATATCACATCGAAAAGAATAATATGACAAATAATAGAgaattaagaaagaaaactcaCAGCCAATCAAGCATCGTGCACATCCATTTCTCCGGAAGTTTGGGGACGGGGCCAAAAGGAAGAAGCCGCCACTGTCCACACTTGTCACAAGCAACCCAATGTTCTTCTATGACCACGGGATTCGCTTTAGGAAGAGAAGGATCACTACCAAGTTTGCCCACTGAGGGTCCAGGACCAACATTCTGAGATTCTGTCACTGGGACTCGAGACTTTTCCGGCGTATCTTCTAAGGTCGGAGgttcctcttcctcctcagaGTCCTCCATGTCTCCAAAAAAGTCTTTGTAAGTGTCCTCAGCTTTTTTGCCACCATTATGTGGTTTCAAGGCTGCCACTTCCTTCTTCTCAGCTTGACCATTCATCTTTGTTTCATTGACAACAGAGCTTTTCTGTTTACTAAACTTCGATGAAGACTGTGGCTCCCGTTCTGTCTGATCAGACTTCTGTTTTCTCGACGAATGTTCTTTATGACCACTTTTCAGCTTTGACGCTTCTGTTTCCTTTTTGGCTAACTCAGGAGCTTGGCTTCCTTTGTATTCTTTCCTCGAGCGTCCTGAAGCATCATCATCACCAAATCTAGTCTTCTTATCTCCCCGAACACTTCCAGCTGAACTAGTCTTTGGATTCTCATGATGCGGCGGCTCAAGAGCTTTGCTTCCTTTGTATTCTCCTACCTCCATTTCTCCCTTAAGACTGCCATTGTAATTTTCTTTGGATGCGTCAAGTAATTTACTACTGGCTGTTTCTTTGGATGCATCAAATAATTTACTACTGGCGGTTTCTTTCTCCGTAGCAGAAGGATATGATGTGTTTGTTTCCGTTGGCTTCTTGACGGAGCCATCATTTCCATCTAACAGGCCCTTCTTACTGCGGACATTTGTGTCTGCAGACAAGTTGTTCCTCTCCagcatctttcttttcttctctacTGATGGATCCTCGCCACCTTTTTGAGGTTCCAGACGGTTTGCCATAGCAGAAGAACTCTCAATGAAAAGCCTGGATGGAGATGTACGCTTATATCCCTTCTCGGGTTTTTCCCTCTCGATGAACCGAATCAGGTCATTAGAGAGTGGAGATAGCAACTGACAAGGATCCACAGGAAGAGAAGTCATAACCTGCATATAAGAATATTATCAACACGATAAAGCCTCTCAAAACTAAGGACACTGTTGCATTATATCGAAACAAAACAAGGAAAACTCTTACATTAAGAATATTGGCGGGAGACTCCAGCGGAGAATAACCTTGAGGTTCTCCAGACATCGCTTCACTACCAGAAACACTATTAGGCGACACATCAAGTCCGAGGCCACTGTATATCGCAGCAGCATTCTTTTCAGCAGGTAAACTATCTGCTCCCATCTTTATCCGAAGCTTCAGGGAGTTTTGTTTACTGAAGACCCCAGGCTTCTCGGTTGCAGATTCATGTCTGGAACTGGAGTTGGGTTTCTTGGATTTCATTGATTTTTTGGGGATTCTAGAGGAAGCAAGCTCAGAATTTGCCTTTTTAGGAAGGCTAGAAGAAGCTGCATTACCACTCTGGGACTGAGAGAAGAAAAGAAGGTTAAGAGAGTAAGTAATGTTATAAAAGCATTTacaggaagaaaaaaaagaacatatacCTCCCCTGGTAAGATGTTAGGAGATCTAGTCCCTGCAGAGCTCTGAGGTTTTGCAGGTGCCTTTGGATAAGACCAAAGAGGGGAACGTTGATAAGTTGGCAAGAAAGAGCCATAGCCACCAAATTTCGCCCCTGTAATGAAATTCAAAGGACTAGTTTCACACTTTGTGAcccaaaggaagaagaagagttgcTGCCACGCATAAACATACCAAGATTCTCTGCAGAAAAATCGCCCTCGAAGTCTTTCTGGAAATGTCCAAGAATGTTTTGAAGCTTGTGGTCcttcaaaataaacaaaacattgaTTACTAGCAAAAAAGTAAAGAATTCAAAGACTCAGAGGCGTGGATGCTTCGACCAAACCCTAAGAATTTAAACAGACATACCATAGAAACCTTGTTTACATCCATGTAATAAAAACCTAAACACAGCAGCAGGCAATCGCAAACTAAAGACTTCCTTAAAGAAACCAAAGGCTTAAATAGTTTAACAATCTGGGAAACTGATCTAATCGCAATTAAAGTGATCTCGTTTTGCAGATTAAATcataaagaatttaccaaaacaTAACATTTAAACATACATATACCATGTTAACCACATACACATCCTTAATAATAACCTTTCCAAAGTAAAAATCGATCAATGCATCTTGAACAacgatatttaaaaataaaaaaaattagtctagACGTTCAAAAAATCGATACCATGTTGACCACATACACAGTAACATTAGCACTTGACACAGTTCATAATCCAAGTTGTCAATAAGCCactaacatatattaaaaaaaaaaaaagagagagattaATGTTACAATGTAAGAGAGATCGTTGTCAGGGTCGAAGCTAGAACCAAAATCGTTAGTGAGATTGTAAGAGCAAGCCTCTCCTTCTTCAAGCTCAGACTCCTCCATATCTATCCACACCACCTTAACCCTAACCCTAGCCCCTTTCTAACATTGCAATCCTCCCCACACCCACACACACACCCACACA belongs to Brassica rapa cultivar Chiifu-401-42 chromosome A07, CAAS_Brap_v3.01, whole genome shotgun sequence and includes:
- the LOC103830374 gene encoding uncharacterized protein LOC103830374 isoform X1, whose protein sequence is MEESELEEGEACSYNLTNDFGSSFDPDNDLSYIDHKLQNILGHFQKDFEGDFSAENLGAKFGGYGSFLPTYQRSPLWSYPKAPAKPQSSAGTRSPNILPGESQSGNAASSSLPKKANSELASSRIPKKSMKSKKPNSSSRHESATEKPGVFSKQNSLKLRIKMGADSLPAEKNAAAIYSGLGLDVSPNSVSGSEAMSGEPQGYSPLESPANILNVMTSLPVDPCQLLSPLSNDLIRFIEREKPEKGYKRTSPSRLFIESSSAMANRLEPQKGGEDPSVEKKRKMLERNNLSADTNVRSKKGLLDGNDGSVKKPTETNTSYPSATEKETASSKLFDASKETASSKLLDASKENYNGSLKGEMEVGEYKGSKALEPPHHENPKTSSAGSVRGDKKTRFGDDDASGRSRKEYKGSQAPELAKKETEASKLKSGHKEHSSRKQKSDQTEREPQSSSKFSKQKSSVVNETKMNGQAEKKEVAALKPHNGGKKAEDTYKDFFGDMEDSEEEEEPPTLEDTPEKSRVPVTESQNVGPGPSVGKLGSDPSLPKANPVVIEEHWVACDKCGQWRLLPFGPVPKLPEKWMCTMLDWLPGANYCDVPEDETTKAVYAMYQIPAPDSQAPVQSGLKPQFNQGEDNTKKKRKGFKKLDNGMVKEGSRTAETSKKSILTSARNGTMHNSHGLSDFADEERQKHKQKERGKAVDHHSDHDSRSLKMNNKRNAERESSMLAKKMKIESFLFPDEGGASDSGVPVASADKKNKTRVSSKMPKEEGGGASDTGNSNSTGGSKKRKLKESHGSPRVYREKENHERKKARVLKEGKEPSFSHGSGKSEKKNKSHSRREYGHVAATSSSSHKPRNSSHEVKSSPVESVSSSPMRKKKVESHDTDFLAASSMRRFSDGEGDGGSDRSQTRRKNKHGSRESPVLDVCDNKGSLKAKVRAEPSLDANLENGGHKDHIHRRSNDSLAKKSGKGSSSRDGPRHIEKKINDGSSPDMVVKPNIPKPYDVERVSERSNRADLTSPARPPSRGDSSRKKVEKCGTSAGNNSIQADDVTKATAQVRRRNEPSPSPLRKEVTSVQAAHGILKEAKDLKHTADRLKSSISNLEFIELYFQACLKFLHGAFLLETSSNESARQGETMIHSTSIYSSTANLCGFCAREYEKSKEMGAAALAYKCMEAGYMRVLNSSYTSANRYRNELQTSLQIVPPGESPSSSASDVDNVNNPAAVDRVGNSRCTSSPLVAGNHVISAQNRSNILRIIQFAQNVNLAMDASRKSRVALAASIENLGEDQQQGEGVLSIKSTLDYNFQDLEGLLRLVKLAMQANNR
- the LOC103830374 gene encoding serine/arginine repetitive matrix protein 2 isoform X3 — translated: MEESELEEGEACSYNLTNDFGSSFDPDNDLSYIDHKLQNILGHFQKDFEGDFSAENLGAKFGGYGSFLPTYQRSPLWSYPKAPAKPQSSAGTRSPNILPGESQSGNAASSSLPKKANSELASSRIPKKSMKSKKPNSSSRHESATEKPGVFSKQNSLKLRIKMGADSLPAEKNAAAIYSGLGLDVSPNSVSGSEAMSGEPQGYSPLESPANILNVMTSLPVDPCQLLSPLSNDLIRFIEREKPEKGYKRTSPSRLFIESSSAMANRLEPQKGGEDPSVEKKRKMLERNNLSADTNVRSKKGLLDGNDGSVKKPTETNTSYPSATEKETASSKLFDASKENYNGSLKGEMEVGEYKGSKALEPPHHENPKTSSAGSVRGDKKTRFGDDDASGRSRKEYKGSQAPELAKKETEASKLKSGHKEHSSRKQKSDQTEREPQSSSKFSKQKSSVVNETKMNGQAEKKEVAALKPHNGGKKAEDTYKDFFGDMEDSEEEEEPPTLEDTPEKSRVPVTESQNVGPGPSVGKLGSDPSLPKANPVVIEEHWVACDKCGQWRLLPFGPVPKLPEKWMCTMLDWLPGANYCDVPEDETTKAVYAMYQIPAPDSQAPVQSGLKPQFNQGEDNTKKKRKGFKKLDNGMVKEGSRTAETSKKSILTSARNGTMHNSHGLSDFADEERQKHKQKERGKAVDHHSDHDSRSLKMNNKRNAERESSMLAKKMKIESFLFPDEGGASDSGVPVASADKKNKTRVSSKMPKEEGGGASDTGNSNSTGGSKKRKLKESHGSPRVYREKENHERKKARVLKEGKEPSFSHGSGKSEKKNKSHSRREYGHVAATSSSSHKPRNSSHEVKSSPVESVSSSPMRKKKVESHDTDFLAASSMRRFSDGEGDGGSDRSQTRRKNKHGSRESPVLDVCDNKGSLKAKVRAEPSLDANLENGGHKDHIHRRSNDSLAKKSGKGSSSRDGPRHIEKKINDGSSPDMVVKPNIPKPYDVERVSERSNRADLTSPARPPSRGDSSRKKVEKCGTSAGNNSIQADDVTKATAQVRRRNEPSPSPLRKEVTSVQAAHGILKEAKDLKHTADRLKSSISNLEFIELYFQACLKFLHGAFLLETSSNESARQGETMIHSTSIYSSTANLCGFCAREYEKSKEMGAAALAYKCMEAGYMRVLNSSYTSANRYRNELQTSLQIVPPGESPSSSASDVDNVNNPAAVDRVGNSRCTSSPLVAGNHVISAQNRSNILRIIQFAQNVNLAMDASRKSRVALAASIENLGEDQQQGEGVLSIKSTLDYNFQDLEGLLRLVKLAMQANNR
- the LOC103830374 gene encoding serine/arginine repetitive matrix protein 2 isoform X2, whose protein sequence is MEESELEEGEACSYNLTNDFGSSFDPDNDLSYIDHKLQNILGHFQKDFEGDFSAENLGAKFGGYGSFLPTYQRSPLWSYPKAPAKPQSSAGTRSPNILPGESQSGNAASSSLPKKANSELASSRIPKKSMKSKKPNSSSRHESATEKPGVFSKQNSLKLRIKMGADSLPAEKNAAAIYSGLGLDVSPNSVSGSEAMSGEPQGYSPLESPANILNVMTSLPVDPCQLLSPLSNDLIRFIEREKPEKGYKRTSPSRLFIESSSAMANRLEPQKGGEDPSVEKKRKMLERNNLSADTNVRSKKGLLDGNDGSVKKPTETNTSYPSATEKETASSKLFDASKETYNGSLKGEMEVGEYKGSKALEPPHHENPKTSSAGSVRGDKKTRFGDDDASGRSRKEYKGSQAPELAKKETEASKLKSGHKEHSSRKQKSDQTEREPQSSSKFSKQKSSVVNETKMNGQAEKKEVAALKPHNGGKKAEDTYKDFFGDMEDSEEEEEPPTLEDTPEKSRVPVTESQNVGPGPSVGKLGSDPSLPKANPVVIEEHWVACDKCGQWRLLPFGPVPKLPEKWMCTMLDWLPGANYCDVPEDETTKAVYAMYQIPAPDSQAPVQSGLKPQFNQGEDNTKKKRKGFKKLDNGMVKEGSRTAETSKKSILTSARNGTMHNSHGLSDFADEERQKHKQKERGKAVDHHSDHDSRSLKMNNKRNAERESSMLAKKMKIESFLFPDEGGASDSGVPVASADKKNKTRVSSKMPKEEGGGASDTGNSNSTGGSKKRKLKESHGSPRVYREKENHERKKARVLKEGKEPSFSHGSGKSEKKNKSHSRREYGHVAATSSSSHKPRNSSHEVKSSPVESVSSSPMRKKKVESHDTDFLAASSMRRFSDGEGDGGSDRSQTRRKNKHGSRESPVLDVCDNKGSLKAKVRAEPSLDANLENGGHKDHIHRRSNDSLAKKSGKGSSSRDGPRHIEKKINDGSSPDMVVKPNIPKPYDVERVSERSNRADLTSPARPPSRGDSSRKKVEKCGTSAGNNSIQADDVTKATAQVRRRNEPSPSPLRKEVTSVQAAHGILKEAKDLKHTADRLKSSISNLEFIELYFQACLKFLHGAFLLETSSNESARQGETMIHSTSIYSSTANLCGFCAREYEKSKEMGAAALAYKCMEAGYMRVLNSSYTSANRYRNELQTSLQIVPPGESPSSSASDVDNVNNPAAVDRVGNSRCTSSPLVAGNHVISAQNRSNILRIIQFAQNVNLAMDASRKSRVALAASIENLGEDQQQGEGVLSIKSTLDYNFQDLEGLLRLVKLAMQANNR